The stretch of DNA AAAATAACCAGCACAGGTGAGGCTGCTCATTATGGGAAACAAGCAATGCTGCAAAGCACAACCCAATCAGTCCACACAGGGCAATTACACTCACTGTTAGTCAACACTTTTTGTTAAGGCTCTCAGGCTTTGTCAGTCAAACCCAAAAAGACACAGGTGAATCATGTCAGATGTGAACACGGGTCACCTTAGACCAGAGAAAAGTCTTTCTGTCTGAGAttggagagaacacacaggaTGAGCGGATGGGAGAAGCTGTTCCGATGGCGTCGGACACAGAAGGAGGGCGGTGATGGAGAGGTGAAAAAAGACGAGGGGAAAGATGAACAGAAGGCGAAGGAAGTGAAGCCTAAAGTAAAGTGAGTGACTGGTGGAATACAAATGACAAAGCAAAACAATAGCTATTGGTTTGTTATGTAGACAGGTTGATGAATGATTGAAGGAATTATTCTGATGTGATgttatcaacaacaaaaaaacaatctgCACATCGTCTGACAGCCTTTAATGCagtcctttctctctgtcccaccAAGCTGGAGAGAGTGGGTGGTCGATCCGTCGGAGGAATTTTACTATGGATGGCTGCAGGTTATGATCTTTCCCATCAGCTACAACTGGGTCATCATAATTGCTCGGTGTGTTCACTGAATGTAACTCCTCTTGTCTTTGAGGTAGAATGTGGCTGTTGCTGGTCATGAATGTagtgatttttttaaatttcattttcatttctaGGACATGCTTCTATGACCTTGAGGAAAACTTCCTTGTGGTGTGGCTTACATTGGACTATATCTTTGATTTCCTATTTGTTATCGATACCATCATCAAATTTCGAACAGGTAAATAATTTACTGTAGGTCATTTTCATATATTTCTTGGCTGAAAATGTGAGCATCAAGGAAATATTTCTAACCATTCTTGTTCCTCTGTGTGAAGCTCATCCATTAGGTTTTATCTCGATCTTTGTAACCCTAAACCCTTTGTGATGACAGTGTTTATCATTCTGTGCATCTCCAATCATCTGCAATTATGAACATCCTGACCTGACATACTCTGTATCTGTGACGCCCTCTGCAGGATATTTGGAGCAAGGCATTCTGGTCAGGGACGTAGCTCTTCTGAAGAAGCATTACCTCAGCTCTTCTGGCTTCCTGTTAGATCTGGTGTCCATTCTACCCACAGACCTTCTCTATATCTATTTTGGCATCCACTCCCCCCTAGTGAGGATCAACCGCTTCCTGCGTTCTCCCCGCCTCAACGAATCCCTGGATCGCATGGAAACACGGACCTCCTACCCCAACACCTTCCGTATCACCAAACTCATGCTCTACATATTTGTTCTAATCCACTGGAACGCCTGTGTGtacttctccctctccagatACATAGGCTTCGGGGAAGATCAGTGGGTGTACCCCAACATGTCTGACCCTGGCTTTGCCTCCATGCGCCGCCAGTACTTTTACTGCTTCTGGTTCTCGGCGCTGATCTTCACCACGGTGGGCGACACACCGGAGCCCCAGCGCGAGGAGGAGTACCTGTTCATGATTGCCGACCTGCTCATCGCCGTGCTGGTGTTCGCCTCCGTTGTGGGAAACGTAGGCAATGTCATCACCAGCCTGAGGGATCGTGATAACGTGTTCTTCCCCAACCACGAGCTGGTGAGGGTCCGAAACCATCTCTCATCTTACAGATGAGGTCATACAAATACAACCAGGAAGTGATCCTCTAGTCACACTGGCCCAAGATCAACTATGATAATTAAGCTAGTTTGACTGGGACTTTTGTTTGGGCCTAAACATGTTGTCCAATTCGTCCCAGGGCATTCAAGTAAAAATAAATCGTCCAAACGTTCTTCTTCTCATCATTCCAGGTGAAAGCCTACTTGCGTAACCGTGACATCAACAATGAGCTGCGTAACCGTGTGAACGGCTGGTATCAGCACCTGTACATCAACCGTAAGATCACAAGGGAGAAGGAGATCCTGCAGCAGCTGCCGGTCCAACTCCAGACAGAAATCGCTGTGAGCGTTCACCTGCCGACCCTCTCTAAGGTGACCATCTTCCAGAACTGTGAGAAGAGCTTGCTGGAGGAGCTTGTGCTCAAACTCACgccacaggtcagaggtcaataGTTGTAATCCGGTTAACCCTGCACATTGTATGGTGCCATGAGTGGGATGTATTCCCTTGGTGGcaatgtctgtgtatgtgtggtcaGTTAAACAGAATATTCTACAGCTTTCCACatacctctcctcaccctccctcacccctcctcaccctcccaaacccctcctcaccctcacacctCAACTCTCCTCCCCTAATTTAAGATGTCACTTCCTCCATTTTGATGTCTCTGGGGTGTTCTCCATCTTGattcccctccccctgcaggtgtACAGTCCAGGGGAGTATGTGTGTAAAAAGGGGGATGTGGGACATGAGATGTACATCATCAAGGAGGGGAAGCTGGCCGTGGTGGCAGACGATGGCGTCACACAGTACGCTGTGCTGTGCGACGGGAATTTCTTTGGGGAGATTAGCATCCTCAACATCAAAGGTGACGACTGGAGGAAATACAAATGTTCAGTCGTGATTTGGAAGGATGGATTGATGGGTGTGTTTAGGTTTGAgttgtgtatgtctgttgtTTTCCAGCACAATTTCAAAACATCAGGACGATCAGTACATTGACATGTCACATATGTCTGGTATAAAAAAATGTCAGCGTtaaacaggtgtgtgttcatAGGTAACAAATCGGGCAATCGCAGGACGGCTAACATCCGCAGCATCGGCCACTCTGACCTCTTCAGTCTGTCCAAGGAGGACCTGACAGACACGCTGTCTGAGTTCCCGGCAGCCAAGCGCCTTCTAGAAGAGAAGGGACGACAGATCCTCACCAGGATGGGCATGCTGGAGGAGAGCGGACAGggcgaggaggagaaggagaaggtagagaccaagctggagaggctggaggagaaccTGGACACCCTGCATACCAAACTGGCCCGTCTGATGATGGAGCTGGAGTCTAGCAACCGCAAGATGCAGGCCAGGGTGGAACAGATGGAGTGGGAGACtgagggctgggaggagaggccaactgaggatggagatggagaaagggatggagagaaggagaggggagaggtggatgaTTGGGTGAAGGGGCAACCAGGcattggagaggaggaggtgggtgtgTTGCTGGGACATGAGCAGGGACGGGtacaggaggagaagggggaggatgaggaacgaggagagggggagcaaaAAGAGGAAAGGGAAGAGGAAGGTGGGGGGAATGAACTAGaaacagaggagaaaggagagaaaatggaggatgaaggaggggaaagggtggaggaaggagaggaaagggaattagaagagaagaaaggaaaggaaaggagggagcaagtagaggaaagaggggaggaaggggggggaaatGAACTAGAAAAGgatgagaaaggagaggaaagggaactagaagagaagaaaggagaggaaaggagggaagaaggaCATGAAAGGAGAGAGTAAGGAGAGCAAAGAAGGGAGGAACAAGAAGAAAGGGAActagaagagaaggagaaagaaagagaggaaaaggaacCAGAAAAGGGGTACCAGAGAGAGGATACAGAAGAGGTACAGGGAGAAGTCGAGAAAGGATAAATGAAAGAATAGGAAGTGAAATTATGCAAATGTGGAAAAATGATGGAGGAATTAAAAAGGATGTTGGAAGAACGAAACATAGAAGAAAATGTAGTGTGGGAGGGAACTGGGAAGAGCAGAAATGGTTGTTCAGtaaaaagagatggaggggaagtTAAAATGAAGTTTGAGATCAACCTTGTGTGAGACTGCTAAggaaatcaacaccaaagtaAAAATGACTTGGTGATACTGTAGTTGTTTCAACTTGTGCCAGTAGAAGGCAGCTCACAATATCAAAACGATGCACCTCGATGATTAATGTTCACTCTTATAATTGCTGGATCAATCCAAGCATATGTGTCGGTCGGACATTCATTTATCATGTCATAGATAAGCCTGTtaagaaaatcaacttaaaatAGCATGTATAATTGTTTAGAAAGGCATTGAACATGAATTCCAAAACAAATCTATAAGCAAGCCTATCGCAGGTTTACATTATGTGTTCATTGTGTAATTTTGGAAAATAATGACAAAATGTGTTCTCACAATACAGTATATTTATGAAAAGAGTAAACATGTCTAATTACCTTATTATCTTGAACACATAACACATTGTAAGGAAACCGTAATTATGGATGATTCTTGAACTATCCCTTTAAATTACGTGGAGTTTACGTAGTTCGTATGAAGGTGTTCCAGGAAGTGCAAGGGAACACGGGCCCCATCGATTGATCACAACTGCACACATAAGCATTTACTAACAACAACCTGGATTTTCGGATGACATTTTCATGGGGGGCTACCGTTAATACTCATGGAGCCTCAAGAGGAAAAGCCAATTATTTACACCATGGAAAACAAGCCGATTGTGACATGTGAGTGTTCTTTCCGATGTTGCAGTCGTATTTTTCCAGCCTgacagctagcaagctaactaaCGTTAGccacctagctagctagctatatgaCACTTGCTGGTCTTGACTTACACGAAACAGTAGCCACTGCAATTTGCCTTCGAGGTTATAGCGTGAAATGTTAATACCTAACTAGACAGCACGGCATGTGTATTTATATCGCATGATAGACCAGCAATAGAAATGGGATACCCTAGTCTCTGGACGTGAATCTCGTTTCGAGTAATATGTCAACTAGCTAGCAACATTAGCTACCATGCTAGCCGGTAGATACCTATCTATGGCTACGTCAGAGCTCGTGCTGCAATTTTTGCTACCTGCTGTTATCACGCAAGAATGCACCTTGCTGCGAAAAGTGTTCATCAAAGTCACACCGACTGCAGTGGCGACCATAGAATGGACAGATTGGCAACTTAACCCCCATGCCGGCCTGTCGCGTCTCAAAGGTTATTTTAGGAATTGACCCTTTTGCCAGGGTTCGCTCGGACGTCAGTGTGTTGCCTTCTCCATTTAACGCTAACGAATCTACGAGTACGGCTGTGAAGTCATAGGCTACAGCGGGGATCTGAACCAACCGTGTGGTTGGTCCAAACGGCCAAGACGCCTTGTCGGTCCCGTTTTAGACAGCAAGGGCTTGGGTTTCATTCATACGCCTCTATGCGTTTACTGGTTGTATCTCTACGTGCCATACAACCCTACCCCATAAGACCCAAGTCTCTCTTTATGGGATAGACCGCACTGCTAAACTGTTGTGGTGGAATTAGCCGTGCTTCAGTCAGATTAGAGACCTATGGCTGCCATGTGACGACTAAATACACAACAACGCTTGAACAGGATCTTGACTCCGCACAAGGAACACACGATGTTTCCCTTCAGCATATGTTTGTGTTGTATGTCTTGAAAGTTAACCTATTGCTTTAGCCTACGTTTTACCAACCCAACATGTATATATTTCTTCCCACGAGAAGACCATGGTTCTCAGTGCATTATGCGTCGTTAACCCGCTTGCGGTAGAGAATGCTACGAACTAGAGACTTGGTATCATCTGCTACCTCCCTCGTCCTACGTCTTCCCACACAAGCGGTGTTTGGTTTTAGAGGGGTCGGGGTCTCACCTGCCGTCTCAGTACATTTTCAACACCTGTGCTTTTTAAAGCTCTGGACGTGAGGGCAAACTGAAGCAGAAAGGTGATAGCCAAACAGactctgcacagctttctgtggGGGATGGACAGGAGAGGCTGGACTGTTGCAGTCTACACCATATCCAGACCATTTTAAAGATGTATTGTTTTGCATGTTTTAAGGTTTATTGGACAGTTttgtaagtgtgacaggaaaggctggcaggcagggagagagagagatagggagaaatgcagcaaagggccaaggttggattcaaacccaggctGCTGTTGAAAGGACTCAGTGTTGTACACACTTATCCCGTGAGCTACAGGAGCGCCACACgagaacattttaaatagacATTTCAGTTCAGGTGTTGATGGGTATTGGCTACTGGGTATCATCTGAGAGACTTTATGTTGCACCCATTCacccttctttccctccctctgtctctccctctctctctctgtctccctccctctgtctctccctcccttcctctctctccctctctccctctctctgtctctccctccctctgtctctccttccctctctctgtctctccctctctctgtctttccctccctccctctgtctctccctccctctctctgtctctccctatctgtctctccctcccttcctctccctgtctctccctccctccctctgtctctccctccctctgtctctcccttcctctctctgtctctccctccctctctctgtctctccctccctccttccctctgtctctccctccttccctctgtccctccctccctctctctgtccccccctctctctgtccctccctcccccctcccttcccccctcctcctcttacacCTCTTGTCCACTCAGGCGCTGGGGACCAGGCTTTATTTACGTCTCTCTACACCCCATTGGCCCAGCAGCTCCCCAGGGAACCAAtggagtggaggaggtgagtgctGCCAAGGGCATGATGGGATATAAATGAACCAGTGTCGTTTTGGGATGATAGTTACCGCTATTGTGGGCCTGCAGCATCGAGTACACTCTCATGTGCATTGGAAAGTCAAAAAATGAAAACGTGATCGAATTAGGCTAATGGATAGCTAACATGTCAAAATTGCATTCCACTACTCAGTGTCAAAGTCATAAAGCTTATTGCTGTATAAGCATGTTTAAAGACAATTTCTATTTGCTGTTTGTCTCTGTAGGACATATGGCAGGGCTCCTAAGATGATTCACCTGGAAGCTAACTTTGTCCAGTTCAAGGAAGACCTTCTCCCTAAAGAGGGAAACAAAGCACTTCTAACCTTCCCTTTCCTCCACATCTACTGGACTGACTGCTGTGTAAGTGGAACTGCCCTTTGCTGATGTTTCctgtcacacactctctcccactctctctctctctatctctctctcccacactctctctcacacacacactctctcccacactctgtctctcgcacgcgcacacacacactctctcgtacgcgcacacacacacacacactctctcccacactctctctctcacgcacacacacacacacacacactctctccctcactctctcacgcacacacacacacacacacactctctcccacactctctctccgcgcgcacacacacacacacacacactctctcccacactctctctctcacacgcgcacacacactctctcccacactctctctctcacacacacacacacacacacaccatccatccACAGTCGCTTCTTATGGAACAACCCAGACTTCACAGATTGCTTTTGTGTTTTGAGAATTCAGAAACAATATTTTCTGCTAGGGAACACGACGCATTCTCCAAATTCAAACTCTTATCTTTCATTCCTCCGCTCCTGGCTAATTCCAAATGACTGCTCCCCTGTTTGCCTGCCCAGAGGAAGCGCTCAGGGGGAAACAGGAACATGGAGGGTGATTGATAGTCAGGCAGGGAAGCCTCGCTTGTTTAAGGAAGTGCAGTCAGCGGCTCGTGACCAACATGGGTGATGTTGCGTAATGGACAGTAGGCAACGCTGGGCGGCGTAAGTAGGTTAGCTCGTTAAAAGTTTTGTTACGGTCTTAATTATCTCCCGAGTCATTAAAGGGGATGTTTCACTTCACTCCTTTTTTAAAAGCTGTTTGCCACAGGCATCCATTCAAAGGAAGAGGGAATAGGGATCGTAGCCGTGGTAAATGTGGGCTgtggagtttgtgtgtttggtcatTTGATTCCCTGAGGAGtttcctggagagataccctctgGGTTTGTGATGCAACTCAGTACGCACTTATTTGAGTTATGTCTCTTAACAACAAACATTTAAATCACAACCATAAAACTGTCATTGCTCCAAGCCATGTTCCTCTCTGTGTGGTTGAGGATTCTGCACTGCTCTGTGTTTGAGCGAATATGCCAACACATCTAAAAACCGtgtaaaagcagtaattgtgcTGAGCCTTATTTAACTGCAAGCCTACTCATTAACGATGTGTACCTATTCTTAGATGGCTGCTTGCATATCCCAGATATGCATGTTAAAGCCATTCTTCGGGGTGAGTAAAACGGCTTGACTTCAATCAAGCTTGCTTGCTAGCCAAGTTGTCAACTGGCAAGATCTACTGTAGG from Hypomesus transpacificus isolate Combined female chromosome 23, fHypTra1, whole genome shotgun sequence encodes:
- the cnga4 gene encoding cyclic nucleotide-gated cation channel alpha-4, with product MSGWEKLFRWRRTQKEGGDGEVKKDEGKDEQKAKEVKPKVNWREWVVDPSEEFYYGWLQVMIFPISYNWVIIIARTCFYDLEENFLVVWLTLDYIFDFLFVIDTIIKFRTGYLEQGILVRDVALLKKHYLSSSGFLLDLVSILPTDLLYIYFGIHSPLVRINRFLRSPRLNESLDRMETRTSYPNTFRITKLMLYIFVLIHWNACVYFSLSRYIGFGEDQWVYPNMSDPGFASMRRQYFYCFWFSALIFTTVGDTPEPQREEEYLFMIADLLIAVLVFASVVGNVGNVITSLRDRDNVFFPNHELVKAYLRNRDINNELRNRVNGWYQHLYINRKITREKEILQQLPVQLQTEIAVSVHLPTLSKVTIFQNCEKSLLEELVLKLTPQVYSPGEYVCKKGDVGHEMYIIKEGKLAVVADDGVTQYAVLCDGNFFGEISILNIKGNKSGNRRTANIRSIGHSDLFSLSKEDLTDTLSEFPAAKRLLEEKGRQILTRMGMLEESGQGEEEKEKVETKLERLEENLDTLHTKLARLMMELESSNRKMQARVEQMEWETEGWEERPTEDGDGERDG